The following are encoded together in the Cryptococcus neoformans var. neoformans JEC21 chromosome 9 sequence genome:
- a CDS encoding expressed protein, with product MTATPPGRIALPPKPTITDILGGSSALASDTPSPQAHQSFNSPHSSAVNGHSRGTIPRSKARTKSARLSFSSYGRGRAASSRGPAGGIVDDLLDDEDFGPKLPTLVPGIRAAYATPLPALPMIVMCIAMLSELLAANLCTPFILKQVEGFFLNSGREKNSETEAAVGLWTGNLVSVFFITQFFTSLLWSSIADRHGRRAVLVASLAGSAIALVIFGTSESLPEAICVRLIQGIFGGAVGVFRGSIRDLTDDTNAARAYAMLGFSWGFGGVIGPIIGGVFESPKENFPGTALAQIPLFQNFPYILPTIIGGGVLAVGAILSCLLSWDGGVRGGRRITLAVEKNEPLAGISPAAGRHASPAPSSRTAIRVPSVSLRRVLSPSQEEEDAAHGAGYPELSRSAGGRRDSRASLGTAYGYGGIRSKHPTLAARAALEAARRASAAVGRPDESDEEDGEMGNRALKVAQRLLLANEENTFNINDLWVSAAVAQDTAVFDDEEETEDDQEEEVNEAVPDTSFASPSLHALSPSTYDGHQGDLSFRRSSRARLTSVGNISLHRNLPGHRLSVSHGGRRFSTTSGHMPAIFSNTGVKTPPAVAAAYEAESPRHEADSFFRAASPSPDHGRGSTGGLSAIAEGPGNAVDSATAGVAAQISEKEASSFSLLPVQVIIQYGLLALHNTIHDQIFLSFLVTPYRSGGLGLNPAHFSLVVALMCLCQLVYQFYIYPRLGPPLGRFTHLQMFRIGCALYLPAYFSLPILHKIASPDSEGSFFLMFCLVTITAVRYCAGTFSYTSVMVLINAMSPPHVVGLANGLAQSTVSFSRFFGPVIGGAVWSASINGNPSGYPYGFYFCTVACFIQWSLSFFIR from the exons ATGACGGCCACTCCTCCGGGCAGAATAGCCCTTCCGCCCAAACCAACAATTACTGACATCCTCGGCGGGTCTTCGGCTCTCGCGTCCGAcacaccatctcctcaagcACATCAAAGCTTCAACTCTCCACACTCTTCCGCCGTCAATGGGCATTCAAGAGGGACTATTCCGCGCTCCAAAGCTCGTACAAAGTCGGCTCGACTTAGTTTTTCTAGTTATGGTAGAGGCAGAGCAGCCAGTTCTCGAGGTCCAGCGGGCGGAATCGTCGACGATCTGCtagatgatgaggatttCGGACCAAAGTTGCCCACTTTGGTGCCCGGGATCCGAGCGGCTTATGCCACTCCTCTCCCTGCACTTCCTATGATTGTAATGTGTATA GCAATGCTGTCAGAGCTATTAGCGGCGAACTTGTGCACTccattcatcctcaagcAGGTCGAAG GTTTCTTCCTTAACTCCGGTCGAGAAAAGAATAGTGAGACGGAAGCCGCAGTTGGTCTTTGGACAGGCAATCTTGTctctgtcttcttcatcacacAATTTTtcacctctctcctttGGAGTAGCATAGCAGATCGTCATGGTCGTCGTGCTGTGTTAGTAGCCAGTCTTGCCGGAAGCGCTATTG CTCTTGTAATTTTTGGTACTTCTGAATCT CTTCCCGAGGCTATCTGTGTCAGACTGATTCAAGGCATTTTCGGAGGTGCTGTCGGAGTA TTCCGAGGTTCGATCCGAGACTTGACTGACGACACTAACGCCGCTCGTGCTTATGCTATGCTCGGTTTCTCATGGGGTTTCGGTGGTGTCATTGGTCCTATCATTGGCGGTGTCTTTGAAAGCCCAAAGGAGAACTTCCCCGGTACTGCTTTGGCTCAAATTC CCCTATTCCAAAATTTCCCATATATCCTTCCGACTATCATTGGCGGTGGCGTTCTTGCTGTCGGCGCCATCCTctcttgtcttctttcttggGATGGAGGTGTTCGAGGCGGCAGGCGTATCACCCTCGCAGTCGAAAAGAACGAACCCCTTGCCGGTATTTCTCCTGCTGCTGGTCGTCACGCTTCCCCTGCGCCTTCCAGCCGAACCGCAATCAGGGTCCCATCAGTCAGTTTGAGGCGAGTCTTGTCACCcagccaagaagaagaggatgccGCTCACGGTGCTGGATATCCGGAACTCTCTCGTAGTGCGGGCGGCCGAAGGGATAGTCGAGCGAGCTTAGGCACGGCTTATGGATACGGAGGTATTCGTTCCAAGCACCCTACTTTGGCAGCTAGAGCAGCATTGGAGGCTGCTAGGAGGGCTTCAGCTGCAGTAGGCAGACCTGACgagagtgatgaagaggacggcGAGATGGGTAACAGGGCTCTGAAGGTTGCACAGAGGCTGTTGCTCGCGAATGAGGAGAACACATTTAACATCAATGACCTTTGGGTGTCTGCCGCGGTCGCCCAAGACACTGCTGtctttgatgatgaggaggagacaGAGGATgaccaagaagaggaggttaACGAAGCCGTACCCGACACTTCTTTTGCCTCCCCTTCATTACATGCACTTTCACCGTCAACCTACGATGGCCATCAAGGTGACCTCTCCTTCCGACGGTCTAGCAGAGCACGCCTCACAAGTGTGGGCAATatttctcttcatcgtaACCTTCCCGGCCACCGATTATCCGTATCACATGGCGGCAGGCGATTCAGCACCACTTCAGGACACATGCctgccatcttctccaacactGGTGTCAAGACTCCGCCAGCTGTAGCAGCCGCATATGAAGCAGAATCGCCCAGACACGAAGCTGACTCATTCTTCCGCGCAGCATCACCTAGTCCCGACCATGGCAGGGGATCCACCGGTGGCTTAAGCGCTATCGCTGAAGGGCCTGGAAATGCTGTGGACTCTGCGACTGCCGGCGTTGCCGCTCAGATCTCTGAGAAAGAGGCCTCTTCGTTCTCACTTTTGCCTGTTCAAGTAATCATCCAG TATGGTCTCCTTGCTTTGCACAACACTATCCATGATCAAATATTCTTGTCATTCTTGGTAAC TCCCTACCGCTCTGGTGGTCTTGGGCTTAACCCGGCCCATTTCTCCCTGGTAGTCGCTCTCATGTGTCTCTGCCAGCTCGTGTATCAATTCTATATTTACCCTCGACTTGGACCCCCTCTCGGTCGTTTCACACATCTTCAAATGTTCAGGATTGGATGTGCCCTCTACCTTCCTGCCTACTTCTCTCTGCCAATCTTACACAAAATTGCTTCTCCTGACTCTGAAGGCAGTTTCTTTTTGATGTTCT GCTTGGTTACTATCACTGCTGTGAGGTACTGTGCAGGTACATTCTCGTATACCTCCGTCATGGTACTTATT AATGCCATGTCTCCTCCCCACGTTGTTGGCCTTGCCAATGGACTCGCCCAAAGCACCGTATCATTCTCGCGTTTCTTTGGCCCTGTAATCGGTGGTGCT GTTTGGAGCGCCAGCATCAATGGTAATCCAAGCGGTTATCCTTATGGCTTTTACTTCTGCACTGTAGCATGCTTTATTCAGTGGTCATTGTCATTTTTTATCCGTTAA
- a CDS encoding cell division control protein, putative yields MSISGPISRRRIGSVSQRGNESLPQLDIQSIQMPSNPQNALALKTAALSTSTRSLHQICSILKKRLLCVDGFQPFLEQPPNAEPLDVVSHMCHLFRLGSPLCHLYNLLIPSFVDPLSPLYADLPAPAKIEYDFPQFYDSSNGVRNWAKRPENAKPCQRYIAAFCMAMKKRIEEGRWTSDMWALHELWGKSTGEDIEAYDSTGLMKVLSTVEEMLDNLPVSAMSPISPQTPFAASGSIAQRAQSRQSYDLPFSMGGIGSGASAVANMAATMNGGVHIEAGPSENSPTAVEMQRGLSTSLADANAFKSVEELVASEKSYVQELEILVRCSQEMLEAQLVSTETNHQIFSNLSKILDFHRKFLIKLETEYEPIQERGPGAWAEGVWGRPFILSEAEFDCYGPYCANYLDAITVVNEQMPILMRGQELSPTERPCLDPQRELQAFMIKPIQRITKYGLLLDAILHATAKHEYPFRPELEEASAAVKRIAAGINEVTDFKAKQATVRELIERVDDWKGHDVDKFGSLHIDDHFTVTKADQPREYHVFLFEKMMLCCKEITPEKKKQNKNSSMLRKDRGTSKSGPLDKKKLALKGRIFVSNIKEATILPSEPGDAYGAARLLIGWTIPLRNQDGYHDDQEDSFVMIGKSEEQMRKWSEKVLELANNERKIQEDMRAARMKAGRLSNSERQYYQHSSFGPPTPATEHPPVSPFNMPPLPNGSTTPYYSEDEDPEGLRSGRTTPSIQGYHPYAYSGQPSTGRRVQSQQSVTSVLPTELRARAMTEDQYGPSMTQWRTQQPTAPPLPRLTSAMSGMSVASEISFGSGPGSTGIRTGMVRQMSSTRLPRATEVDEGEGNPMDTRESYGRYGSLRGMMRAPSHAMPSVPHPPPLRNRSASSPNVYQQPTVTGAVSLPYTAGPNGTWTTSPLASTLQMSTHPYVQSTPVPGFGPSSSTTLVGGTAYFNKRMSNEKRSSGESHHSTTTTDTSDQTSPATPYGSGNGDVRGPLRQNSGDNVSGSVLVKLRFGNDQFVLGVSQEIDFITLYQKIHKKIRLCSSSNRPANVHDKLQIRYVDNDGDEIQVKFDSDVELMFEDARDQAGHINLIARWAEDRRGSPQGEIY; encoded by the exons ATGTCTATATCCGGCCCCATCTCCAGGAGGCGTATAGGCTCTGTGAGTCAAAGAGGAAATGAAAGTTTGCCCCAGCTGGACATTCAGAGTATCCAAATGCCGTCAAATCC CCAAAATGCCCTTGCCCTCAAAACAGCGGCGCTGTCAACTTCTACTAGATCTCTACACCAAATTTGCTCCAttttgaaaaagagatTATTATGTGTGGACGGTTTTCAACCATTTTTAG AACAACCACCTAATGCCGAACCGTTGGATGTCGTTTCACATATGTGTCATCTTTTCCGGCTTGGTTCACCCCTTTGCCACCTTTACAACCTCCTTATCCCATCCTTCGTCGATCCTTTATCACCACTATATGCGGACTTACCAGCGCCTGCCAAAATCGAATACGACTTTCCTCAATTCTACGACTCTTCTAATGGTGTCCGTAATTGGGCCAAGCGACCAGAAAATGCCAAACCCTGCCAAAGATATATAGCAGCCTTTTGCatggcgatgaagaagcgaatagaggaaggaagatggacgTCTGATATGTGGGCGTTGCATGAGCTGTGGGGCAAATCGACTGGGGAGGATATCGAAGCGTACGACTCGACGGGCTTGATGAAGGTGCTGAGCACGGTAGAAGAAATGTTGGACAATCTGCCAGTATCTGCCATGTCTCCTATATCACCTCAAACTCCTTTCGCGGCATCGGGTTCCATTGCTCAGCGTGCGCAGTCTAGACAGTCTTATGACTTACCGTTTTCCATGGGCGGAATAGGCTCGGGTGCGAGTGCGGTGGCTAATATGGCGGCGACCATGAATGGTGGGGTGCATATCGAAGCTGGCCCCAGTGAGAACTCTCCAACTGCAGTGGAGATGCAGCGCGGCCTGTCAACATCATTGGCTGACGCCAACGCCTTCAAATCTGTCGAGGAGTTGGTTGCGAGTGAGAAGAGTTACGTGCAGGAGCTGGAAATTCTGGTGAGGTGCTCACAAGAGATGCTGGAGGCCCAGTTGGTGTCCACCGAAACGAACCATCAAATTTTCTCAAATCTGTCAAAGATTTTAGATTTCCAC CGGAAATTCTTAATCAAACTTGAGACGGAGTATGAGCCTATTCAAGAGCGAGGACCTGGTGCTTGGGCAGAGGGTGTATGGGGCAGGCCGTTCATCCTGAGCGAGGCGGAATTTGACTGCTACGGCCCATACTGTGCCAATTACCTCGACGCTATCACTGTTGTGAATGAGCAGATGCCAATTCTTATG CGAGGACAAGAGTTATCCCCGACAGAAAGGCCGTGCTTGGACCCCCAACGGGAATTGCAGGCGTTCATGATTAAGCCTATCCAGAGAATCACCAAATAtggtcttctccttgat GCTATTCTCCACGCCACAGCCAAGCATGAGTATCCGTTCCGACcagagttggaagaggctTCTGCTGCGGTCAAGCGTATTGCCGCCGGTATCAATGAGGTCACAGACTTCAAGGCCAAGCAAGCCACTGTGCGCGAACTTATTGAGCGGGTTGATGACTGGAAAGGTCACGACGTTGACAAGTTTGGATCGCTACATATCGACGACCACTTCACGGTGACCAAGGCTGATCAACCACGAGAATACCACGTTTTCTTGTTTGAGAAAATGATGCTCTGTTGCAAAGAGATCACaccagagaagaagaaacagaaCAAGAATTCGAGCATGTTAAGGAAAGATCGAGGAACCAGCAAGAGTGGACCGCttgacaagaagaaactGGCGTTGAAGGGTAGAATATTTGTCTCAAACATTAAGGAAGCCACCATCTTGCCCTCTGAGCCTGGAG ATGCATATGGCGCTGCTCGATTATTGATCGGATGGACTATTCCTCTTCGAAACCAGGATGGTTACCACGATGATCAGGAAGATTCTTTCGTGATGATCGGTAAGAGTGAAGAACAAATGAGGAAATGGTCGGAGAAGGTTTTGGAACTTGCCAACAACGAGCGCAAGATTCAAGAGGACATGCGAGCGGCAAGAATGAAGGCTGGTCGACTTTCTAATTCTGAAAGGCAGTACTACCAACATTCCTCCTTCGGTCCCCCCACTCCTGCCACAGAGCATCCTCCAGTGTCGCCCTTCAAcatgcctccacttccaaACGGATCGACTACTCCTTATTATtctgaagacgaagacCCCGAAGGCCTCCGCAGTGGTCGCACAACTCCCAGCATTCAAGGGTATCATCCGTACGCTTATTCCGGTCAACCTTCCACCGGTAGGCGAGTGCAGAGCCAGCAATCAGTGACTTCTGTCTTGCCAACAGAGCTTCGCGCTCGTGCTATGACCGAAGACCAATACGGTCCCAGCATGACTCAGTGGCGTACTCAACAACCAACGgctcctccccttcctcgctTAACGTCTGCCATGTCGGGAATGTCGGTGGCCTCGGAAATTTCCTTCGGCTCTGGACCGGGCAGTACAGGTATACGAACTGGTATGGTCAGGCAGATGAGCTCTACGAGATTACCGCGTGCTACTGAAGTAgacgagggagaggggaaTCCGATGGATACTCGGGAATCATATGGGAGGTACGGGTCGCTTAGAGGGATGATGCGCGCTCCTAGTCACGCGATGCCTAGCGTGCCCCACCCTCCGCCCCTCCGGAATCGCAGtgcctcctctcccaatGTCTATCAGCAACCAACTGTCACTGGTGCTGTATCTCTTCCTTACACCGCAGGGCCCAATGGGACTTGGACcacttctcctcttgcgTCTACTCTTCAGATGAGCACGCATCCTTATGTCCAAAGTACCCCTGTACCTGGGTTTGGACCTAGTAGCTCAACGACTCTTGTGGGTGGAACAGCATACTTCAATAAGCGAATGAGCAATGAGAAGAGATCAAGTGGTGAGAGTCATCACTCCACGACTACCACCGATACTTCAGACCAGACCAGTCCTGCCACGCCATATGGCAGCGGCAACGGAGATGTTCGGGGCCCTTTGAGACAAAATAGTGGCGACAATGTTTCTGGAAGTGTGCTAGTCAAATTGCGGTTTGGCAAT GATCAATTCGTTCTCGGTGTCTCACAAGAGATCGACTTCATCACTCTCTATCAGAAAATCCACAAGAAGATTCGCCTGTGCAGCAGCTCTAACCGACCGGCGAATGTGCATGACAAGCTTCAGATCCGCTATGTCGATAATGACGGAGACGAGATCCAAGTCAAGTTTGACTCGGATGTGGAGCTGATGTTTGAGGATGCGAGAGATCAGGCTGGGCATATCAATTTGATTGCCAGATGGGCCGAGGACCGAAGAGGAAGCCCTCAAGGAGAGATTTattga